The following are encoded in a window of Variovorax paradoxus genomic DNA:
- a CDS encoding phage tail tip fiber protein: MTDNKNKIQVIEILNPFEPNAARKHDTLDYRPGKTLADLFPGVIMRREFVFSLNGKIIEDDAKALTYPQAGDVIVMCPVVAGGGDEGGGKSILRIVAIVALAFFTGGAGGFAAGLSGAAVGSVGYSLAYAGIMMAGSMVINALLPPPKTKATPGGPTASDTLTYGIDGPKNVSAEGIVVPVTYGTHRYGGNLINAYVTNDNNSQLLHLLYNCGEGPIASITDIQLNDTPIANYGDYQIETRLGLPDDTPIPWFAQQVVPRAVGQELTTAFITKVTETEVDQIRLDFTCPAGMYGGWETKPSNYTIYSPVLAEIRKVGTTEWQPFSPDLMVIGGNQKTALRRSFFSPPLPEAKYEIRVRRDRPASGAGGSAPGGMIWVDNIYWTDYNEIQFEEVAYRHTALLGIRIRMTDQLNGLPTVTHLNGGRVIRCWDATTGQWVNQASDNPAWISLDALTNKRYGGAQPMSRFDMERWKEWAAHCTANGLKFNGIFDTQSNVWDATQPVFRAGHAGRTNVGTRFSIAIERQETPRMMFSVANMIQGTFKQSWLSSADRANELEITWVDKDDGYRQKIMRVVDTLAVGKGPKSSQVAFTGLTSAEEVWRDANILLNQNRLLLQTVEFSAPLEAIACSVGDVVLVQHDMPKWSLAGRLEAGSTVGKVMLDRPVQMSPNDVYSVLVHMSAVKRFSGTVSFIQGTGVFVSGFPGGVNVRRVKVAGKDLEVNSAIQQGNSHGVILSTIEGIAVGMPIELWDTDAIETRLVVNTASEADQSFTELTLASPLPAAPEIYTQWMFGKTNRTGKPFRIRSIRGTHDYQRDITALEYNPDSYLTTPAPPAPNYSDLERYVKHASIDGVSEEVFIIGPLTRSRVTVHFSGQDETYFMSNVYLRRNEGDEEKVGENTGQVTVEAALGDELVFRVVARDVFMRSAPRSTAPTIYHRAAGRTLAPNDATGLNAVMDSTGWQATWDPSLDPDVTSSELRIGPTWETARLLWRGSATSCRFAFQAAGEHQLRLRHCIGQTDGLYSGSDAVKTIVVLPPTQPIVSAEVDGRSVSLTWQDCVSTQPLFGYKIQKGPNAQELQDIGSSSSPNFQRIEATAGMHRYWVTALDVVGNQSAPGQIEVQSLPSIDEAIGELTDGLAEVIADLGQTNQNVTKEIQDRINADAAEATARANAIAVETANRAAALQAETTARTNAITTQANRITQEITDRAAAITAEQTARGNAIAAEQTARVNAIAGEVTARNAAIAVETTNRTNALTAEAAARATAITNAVSAETAARNQAIAAEATLRSNADQAEVTARTNAILAEAQNRQAAIASEATARSNGDEAEATARQNLATQLQTADQVLTSAIQNEATIRSTADASEVSQRESLGITLIGRADLAATLSRVVGPSLRAGFAAAAVAVGVWELPTPPTSGWLYDEQQARLTADSAEVTARESLATQMRGTYAGTDLAQVTSGLIFSERQARVTADTAEVTARQALETTVTNNKTSTDAAIVSEQNARTTADSALGTRVDTLTTTVNTDRTNANTAITSEQTARVNADTALGTRIDTLTTTVNNNQTTGNAAVIGEATARAAADAAEAAARETLATSITGMPNPADQLGAVTGDSLDLDFGEADFEVWQKPAVDTLSSGLIFDERQARVTADAAEVSARQALEAVVNTNKGSAEAAMTAEQTARANADAAEVTAREALQTQMRGNYAGTDLAQVSTGLIASEKNARTTADTAIVGTVTSLQTTVTNNKTTTDAAILAEQTARANADTAEATARQALQTTVTSNKTNTDAAIVAEQNARSTADGALGTRIDGVIATVNTDRTNANSAMTAEQTVRASADTALGTRIDTLTTTVNTDRGTASTAITNEQTARANADTALGGRIDTLTSTVSDNKTTAQAAVNEEAATRATADTAEAAQRASLGVALTGAPAPSNTLAGVVGPSLKLSMTTGPLGVWEPLALDVLSSGLIFDERQARITADTAEVTARQALATTVTNNKTTTDAALTAEQTARSTADAAEVTARESLATQLRGTATGTDVGAVTSGLLFSEKSARTTADTAIANSVTALTTTVTNNKTTTDAAILAEQTTRATADTANANEINSLRATVNDNKTTGTAAINGEADARATADAAEVAKRESLSVAVLGMPQVSNKLAEVEGPSLDLDFAGDNLEAWLTPALDILSSGLLFDERKSRISADEAEVTARQVLEAKVNTNKADAEAAIVTEQTARAAADSANADSITALTATVNNVTNGLPSKATNTAVNALTTRVTNAEGQLTSQGDAITSLNSSLELGRSDSQASLTSDENMANAAAWRSHYGINLAPYFATVADGQVATTACRSPVGGASFWNYSKSKVVIDPTRTYRITAWIRRVGANGTHYFNFWRNNLGTYGNSSIALGSLPDNVWSKVTWQALGSIFGDTSISPGFALNHSGGTAGYSEIQGYRFEDVTDALRITAAETSKADATAVNALTTRVTNAEGTITSQASSLTSLTATVNGHTSSISTNATAIADLAGNVKATWRLNVDANGKTAGMIIDNNGTVSTIAMLVDKFAIATAGPGGAIKYPFMVGTVAGVSTVGIDGNLVVDGTIITRALAAEAVTAEKVKAKSLTADQIAAGAISADLINVGVGSNLVPDSAFHAGDGGNRILNDGSVPSGWGTYDNFSSASQSVFGINAPSHDWHPIGGSTATVFQPNEWFNNIQDKSKWTQIHSGQIPVTVGQRYEFSGYVAAHRCQVWCAVEFYDQAGAVLLNVDSTTTNDADMANFGGGKLLSKYKRLTGFAVAPANAVTSRIIFRKGPTKAGTTDKNSWMFVTQPMMAVAHPSQTVFSTYSPSGLGTAITPAGISTPSLSAITANVGLLRTSTWGARTEIEANQVRVYDPNNVLRVVMGQF; encoded by the coding sequence ATGACCGATAACAAAAACAAAATTCAGGTCATCGAGATCCTGAACCCGTTCGAGCCCAACGCTGCTCGGAAGCACGACACGCTCGACTACCGCCCGGGCAAGACCCTCGCAGACCTGTTCCCGGGCGTGATCATGCGCCGCGAATTCGTCTTCAGCCTGAACGGCAAGATCATCGAGGACGACGCCAAGGCTCTGACGTACCCGCAGGCCGGCGACGTGATCGTCATGTGCCCCGTGGTGGCCGGCGGCGGGGACGAGGGCGGCGGCAAGAGCATTCTTCGCATCGTCGCAATCGTTGCATTGGCATTCTTCACCGGCGGCGCAGGCGGCTTCGCGGCTGGTCTTTCGGGCGCAGCAGTCGGTTCGGTCGGCTACTCGCTTGCGTACGCCGGCATCATGATGGCCGGCAGCATGGTCATCAACGCCTTGCTGCCTCCGCCCAAGACCAAGGCCACCCCGGGCGGCCCAACCGCGTCGGACACGCTCACCTACGGCATCGACGGGCCGAAGAACGTTTCGGCCGAAGGCATCGTTGTTCCGGTGACCTACGGGACGCACCGCTATGGGGGCAACCTCATCAATGCGTACGTCACCAACGACAACAACAGCCAGCTCCTGCACCTGCTCTACAACTGCGGGGAAGGTCCGATCGCGAGCATCACCGACATCCAGCTCAACGACACGCCGATCGCGAACTACGGCGACTACCAGATCGAAACTCGGCTGGGCCTACCCGACGACACGCCGATCCCATGGTTCGCGCAGCAGGTCGTGCCGCGCGCGGTGGGGCAGGAGCTGACCACTGCGTTCATCACCAAGGTGACCGAGACCGAGGTGGACCAGATCCGTCTCGATTTCACTTGCCCTGCGGGCATGTACGGCGGCTGGGAGACCAAGCCGTCGAACTACACGATCTACAGCCCCGTCCTTGCGGAGATTCGCAAGGTCGGCACCACGGAGTGGCAGCCGTTCAGTCCTGACCTGATGGTGATCGGCGGCAATCAGAAGACCGCGCTGCGCCGCTCGTTCTTCTCGCCTCCGCTGCCTGAAGCGAAGTACGAGATCCGCGTCCGTCGTGATCGCCCAGCGTCGGGCGCTGGTGGCTCGGCGCCAGGCGGAATGATCTGGGTGGACAACATCTACTGGACGGACTACAACGAGATCCAGTTCGAGGAGGTCGCGTACCGCCACACCGCTCTGCTCGGCATCCGCATTCGGATGACCGACCAGCTGAACGGCCTTCCCACCGTCACCCACCTCAATGGTGGCCGGGTCATTCGGTGCTGGGACGCTACGACAGGCCAGTGGGTGAACCAGGCATCGGACAACCCTGCCTGGATCTCGCTCGATGCCCTGACGAACAAACGCTACGGCGGTGCGCAGCCCATGTCCCGCTTCGATATGGAGCGCTGGAAGGAGTGGGCGGCGCATTGCACCGCCAACGGCCTCAAGTTCAACGGGATCTTTGACACCCAGTCGAATGTCTGGGACGCGACGCAGCCGGTGTTCCGAGCAGGCCATGCCGGGCGCACCAACGTTGGCACGCGTTTCAGCATCGCCATCGAGAGGCAAGAGACGCCGCGGATGATGTTCTCGGTTGCGAACATGATCCAGGGCACTTTCAAGCAGAGCTGGTTGAGCTCGGCCGACCGCGCCAACGAGCTCGAGATCACATGGGTCGATAAGGACGACGGCTACCGCCAGAAGATCATGCGGGTGGTCGACACCTTGGCGGTGGGCAAGGGGCCCAAGTCCTCGCAGGTGGCCTTCACGGGCCTCACCTCGGCCGAAGAAGTCTGGCGAGACGCAAACATTCTGCTGAACCAGAACCGCCTGCTGCTGCAAACGGTAGAGTTCAGCGCACCGCTCGAGGCCATCGCATGTTCTGTGGGCGACGTCGTGCTTGTCCAGCACGACATGCCGAAGTGGTCGCTTGCAGGCCGACTGGAGGCGGGCTCGACGGTAGGGAAGGTGATGCTGGACCGCCCGGTGCAGATGAGCCCGAACGACGTGTATTCGGTGCTGGTACACATGAGCGCTGTGAAGCGCTTCAGCGGCACGGTCTCGTTCATTCAGGGCACCGGTGTCTTTGTGTCGGGCTTCCCGGGCGGCGTGAACGTGCGCCGGGTGAAGGTCGCGGGTAAGGACCTGGAGGTGAACTCCGCGATCCAGCAGGGCAACTCGCACGGTGTCATTCTTTCGACCATCGAGGGCATCGCCGTCGGCATGCCGATCGAACTGTGGGACACCGACGCGATCGAAACGCGCCTGGTGGTCAACACCGCCAGCGAGGCTGACCAGTCGTTCACTGAGCTGACCCTTGCGTCCCCATTGCCGGCCGCTCCAGAGATCTACACGCAGTGGATGTTCGGCAAGACGAACCGTACGGGCAAGCCCTTCCGAATTCGCTCGATCCGGGGAACCCACGACTACCAGCGGGACATCACCGCGCTGGAATACAACCCGGACTCGTATCTCACGACGCCAGCGCCGCCGGCGCCGAACTACAGCGACCTGGAGCGGTACGTCAAGCACGCCAGCATCGACGGCGTCTCCGAAGAGGTGTTCATCATCGGTCCGTTGACTCGGTCCCGGGTGACCGTCCACTTCAGTGGCCAGGACGAGACCTACTTCATGTCGAACGTCTACCTTCGCCGCAACGAAGGGGATGAAGAGAAGGTGGGCGAGAACACCGGACAGGTGACTGTCGAGGCCGCCCTCGGCGACGAACTTGTCTTCCGGGTTGTCGCGCGTGACGTGTTCATGCGCAGCGCCCCGCGTTCGACCGCGCCGACCATCTACCACCGTGCTGCCGGGCGCACGCTCGCCCCCAACGACGCGACCGGGCTCAACGCGGTCATGGACTCTACCGGTTGGCAGGCGACCTGGGACCCGTCCCTTGACCCTGACGTCACGTCGTCCGAGCTGCGCATCGGCCCGACGTGGGAGACCGCCCGCCTGCTGTGGCGGGGGAGCGCCACCAGCTGCCGCTTTGCGTTCCAGGCGGCCGGCGAGCATCAGTTGCGCCTACGCCACTGCATCGGCCAGACAGACGGTCTCTACTCCGGCAGCGACGCCGTCAAGACGATCGTCGTCCTGCCGCCGACACAGCCGATCGTCAGTGCGGAGGTCGACGGGCGCAGCGTTTCGCTCACGTGGCAGGACTGCGTGTCGACGCAGCCGCTGTTCGGCTACAAGATCCAGAAGGGCCCCAACGCGCAGGAGCTGCAGGACATCGGCAGCTCCTCTTCGCCGAACTTCCAGCGGATCGAGGCAACCGCCGGCATGCATCGGTACTGGGTTACCGCCCTCGACGTTGTGGGCAACCAGAGCGCGCCTGGACAGATCGAGGTGCAGTCCCTGCCGTCCATCGACGAGGCGATTGGGGAGCTCACGGACGGTCTGGCCGAGGTCATCGCCGACCTCGGCCAGACCAACCAGAACGTCACGAAGGAGATCCAGGACCGGATCAACGCGGACGCCGCCGAAGCGACAGCGCGCGCCAATGCCATCGCGGTCGAAACTGCGAATCGGGCGGCAGCTCTGCAGGCGGAGACAACCGCTCGCACCAACGCGATCACGACACAGGCGAACCGGATCACCCAAGAGATCACGGACCGCGCCGCCGCCATCACGGCCGAGCAAACGGCCCGCGGCAACGCGATTGCTGCGGAGCAGACTGCGCGAGTGAACGCCATCGCCGGTGAGGTCACCGCGCGCAACGCAGCGATCGCCGTCGAAACGACAAACCGCACGAACGCGCTGACCGCAGAGGCGGCCGCCCGTGCGACTGCGATCACCAACGCAGTGAGCGCCGAGACCGCGGCCCGCAACCAGGCCATTGCAGCAGAGGCGACGCTTCGCTCCAACGCCGACCAGGCGGAAGTGACCGCGCGTACGAATGCCATCCTGGCGGAGGCGCAAAACCGCCAGGCCGCGATCGCTTCCGAAGCAACCGCACGCTCTAATGGTGACGAGGCCGAGGCCACCGCGCGCCAGAACCTGGCCACTCAGCTGCAGACCGCCGACCAAGTGCTCACCTCGGCGATCCAGAACGAGGCGACCATCCGGTCGACAGCCGACGCTTCGGAGGTCTCCCAGCGCGAATCCTTGGGCATCACGCTCATTGGCCGCGCCGACCTGGCAGCAACGCTCTCGCGCGTGGTGGGGCCGTCGCTGCGCGCTGGCTTCGCCGCCGCAGCTGTCGCCGTAGGCGTGTGGGAACTCCCCACGCCCCCAACCAGCGGCTGGCTCTACGACGAGCAGCAGGCCCGCCTGACAGCGGACAGCGCAGAGGTGACTGCTCGGGAGTCCTTGGCGACCCAGATGCGCGGAACCTACGCAGGGACGGACCTCGCGCAGGTCACCAGCGGCCTGATCTTCTCCGAACGCCAAGCCCGCGTCACGGCCGACACGGCCGAGGTGACCGCACGCCAGGCGCTTGAGACCACCGTCACCAACAACAAGACCTCGACCGACGCCGCGATCGTGTCGGAGCAGAACGCGCGCACGACCGCAGACAGCGCACTCGGCACCCGGGTCGATACGCTGACCACGACCGTCAACACCGACCGCACGAATGCCAATACCGCGATCACCAGCGAACAGACTGCGCGCGTAAACGCAGACACCGCTCTCGGGACCCGGATCGACACGCTGACCACCACGGTCAACAACAACCAGACCACTGGCAACGCCGCAGTGATCGGCGAAGCGACCGCTCGTGCTGCGGCCGACGCAGCCGAAGCAGCAGCGCGGGAGACGCTCGCAACCTCGATCACGGGCATGCCCAACCCCGCCGATCAACTCGGCGCGGTTACCGGAGATTCCCTGGATCTTGATTTCGGCGAGGCCGACTTCGAGGTCTGGCAAAAGCCGGCTGTCGACACGCTCTCCTCTGGCCTGATCTTCGACGAACGCCAAGCGCGCGTGACTGCAGATGCAGCCGAAGTCTCCGCCCGCCAGGCGCTGGAGGCCGTGGTGAACACCAACAAGGGCTCGGCCGAGGCGGCGATGACCGCGGAGCAGACTGCCCGGGCCAACGCCGATGCGGCGGAAGTCACCGCTCGGGAAGCGCTCCAGACCCAGATGCGCGGCAACTACGCCGGCACCGACCTGGCTCAGGTGAGCACGGGCCTGATCGCGAGCGAGAAGAACGCCCGCACCACCGCGGACACTGCCATCGTCGGCACCGTTACGTCGCTTCAGACCACCGTCACCAACAACAAGACGACGACCGACGCGGCAATCCTCGCCGAACAGACGGCCCGGGCGAACGCAGACACGGCGGAGGCGACGGCACGCCAGGCTCTGCAGACGACAGTCACGTCGAACAAGACCAACACCGACGCCGCGATCGTCGCTGAGCAGAATGCTCGCTCGACCGCTGACGGCGCGCTGGGAACCCGCATCGACGGGGTGATCGCAACCGTTAACACCGACCGCACGAACGCGAACAGCGCAATGACAGCGGAGCAGACGGTTCGCGCCAGCGCGGACACAGCTCTGGGCACCCGTATCGACACGCTGACGACGACGGTGAACACCGATCGCGGCACCGCCAGCACGGCGATCACGAACGAGCAAACCGCCCGCGCAAACGCCGACACGGCCCTGGGCGGTCGGATCGACACCCTGACGTCCACGGTCTCGGATAACAAGACCACGGCGCAGGCCGCCGTAAACGAGGAGGCGGCTACCCGAGCCACGGCAGACACCGCCGAAGCGGCACAGCGTGCCTCCCTGGGAGTTGCGCTGACCGGAGCTCCGGCCCCTTCCAACACGCTCGCAGGCGTGGTGGGCCCGTCGCTGAAGTTGAGCATGACCACCGGCCCGCTCGGCGTCTGGGAGCCACTGGCTCTGGACGTGCTGTCCTCTGGCCTGATCTTCGACGAACGCCAGGCCCGAATCACGGCTGACACAGCCGAAGTCACCGCCCGGCAGGCGCTGGCAACGACCGTCACCAACAACAAGACCACGACGGACGCAGCCCTGACGGCCGAGCAGACGGCTCGCTCCACAGCGGACGCTGCCGAAGTGACCGCGCGCGAGTCCCTGGCTACGCAGCTGCGCGGCACCGCCACCGGCACCGACGTCGGTGCCGTGACCAGCGGTCTGCTGTTCTCCGAGAAGTCGGCCCGAACGACGGCTGACACGGCGATCGCCAACTCGGTGACCGCCCTGACGACCACCGTCACGAACAACAAGACGACGACGGACGCTGCGATCCTGGCAGAGCAGACCACGCGTGCCACTGCGGACACGGCCAACGCGAACGAGATCAACTCGCTGCGTGCGACAGTCAACGACAACAAGACCACCGGGACTGCGGCCATCAATGGGGAGGCGGACGCGCGCGCAACCGCGGACGCTGCGGAAGTGGCGAAGCGGGAGTCCCTGTCGGTTGCCGTTCTGGGCATGCCTCAGGTGTCGAACAAGCTCGCAGAGGTTGAAGGGCCGTCCCTGGACCTTGACTTCGCGGGTGACAACCTGGAAGCCTGGCTGACGCCGGCGCTGGACATCCTGTCCTCGGGCTTGCTCTTCGACGAACGCAAGTCTCGGATTTCCGCAGATGAAGCGGAGGTCACCGCGCGTCAGGTTCTTGAGGCGAAGGTCAACACGAACAAGGCTGACGCAGAGGCGGCCATCGTTACTGAGCAGACGGCACGGGCAGCCGCCGACTCGGCTAACGCGGACTCAATCACAGCCCTGACGGCGACTGTCAACAACGTGACGAACGGTCTGCCGAGCAAGGCGACCAACACGGCGGTCAACGCGTTGACGACGCGTGTGACCAACGCAGAAGGGCAGCTCACATCGCAGGGCGATGCAATCACCAGCCTCAACAGCAGCCTAGAACTGGGCCGTTCGGACTCCCAGGCAAGCCTGACGTCGGACGAGAACATGGCCAATGCTGCTGCCTGGCGCAGCCACTACGGGATCAATCTGGCTCCGTACTTCGCCACAGTCGCGGACGGGCAAGTCGCGACCACGGCCTGCCGGTCTCCCGTGGGTGGCGCGAGCTTCTGGAACTACTCGAAGAGCAAGGTGGTGATCGACCCCACCAGGACCTATCGCATCACTGCGTGGATTCGTCGGGTTGGCGCCAACGGGACGCACTACTTCAACTTCTGGCGCAACAACCTGGGAACCTACGGCAACTCCAGCATTGCCCTTGGCTCCCTGCCCGACAACGTCTGGAGCAAGGTCACGTGGCAAGCTCTGGGAAGCATTTTCGGGGACACCTCGATCAGCCCCGGCTTTGCCCTCAACCATTCTGGCGGGACCGCGGGTTACTCCGAAATTCAGGGCTACCGCTTCGAGGACGTCACCGACGCTCTGCGAATCACCGCAGCAGAAACGAGCAAGGCAGACGCTACTGCGGTGAACGCCCTGACGACCCGAGTTACGAATGCCGAGGGGACGATCACGAGTCAGGCGTCTTCGCTCACCTCGCTGACAGCGACGGTGAACGGGCATACGTCCTCGATCTCGACCAACGCAACGGCAATCGCCGATCTCGCTGGCAACGTGAAGGCAACGTGGCGCCTGAACGTCGACGCCAACGGCAAGACTGCCGGAATGATCATCGACAACAACGGCACGGTCTCCACGATCGCGATGCTTGTCGACAAGTTCGCTATTGCGACTGCGGGCCCTGGAGGCGCGATCAAGTACCCGTTCATGGTCGGGACTGTTGCAGGCGTGTCCACCGTCGGCATCGACGGCAACTTGGTGGTGGATGGCACGATCATCACGCGCGCGCTCGCTGCCGAGGCTGTGACTGCGGAAAAGGTCAAAGCGAAAAGCCTGACAGCGGACCAAATCGCTGCGGGCGCGATCTCGGCCGACCTGATCAACGTGGGCGTCGGCTCCAATCTGGTTCCCGATTCCGCGTTCCACGCAGGAGACGGCGGAAATCGAATCCTCAACGATGGCTCTGTCCCGTCAGGCTGGGGCACGTACGACAACTTCTCATCCGCGTCGCAGTCGGTCTTCGGGATTAACGCCCCTTCCCATGACTGGCATCCGATCGGAGGAAGTACCGCTACGGTTTTTCAGCCGAATGAGTGGTTCAACAACATTCAGGACAAGTCGAAGTGGACGCAAATTCACTCGGGGCAGATTCCTGTCACTGTTGGTCAGCGCTACGAGTTCAGCGGCTACGTCGCAGCGCATCGCTGCCAGGTCTGGTGCGCGGTGGAGTTCTA